In Effusibacillus pohliae DSM 22757, one genomic interval encodes:
- the pruA gene encoding L-glutamate gamma-semialdehyde dehydrogenase, with protein MIEFRNEPFTNFADPANKQAMQAALAKVKSELGKEYPLVIGGEKIFTEKKVKSINPGNLDEVVGIQSQADRNLAEKAIQVALETFKTWQYVDPETRAGYLFKAAAVMRRRKFEFAAWMVYEVGKNWAEADADVAEAIDFMEFYGREMIRLGGPQPLVPLPGEDNRLYYIPLGVGIIIPPWNFPLAIMVGMTTAAIVAGNTVLLKPASTSPIIAAKFVELMEEIGLPPGVINFVPGSGSEIGDFLVEHPKTRFVSFTGSRDVGLRINERIAKTAEGQIWIKRLVAEMGGKDAVVVDASADIEEAAVGIVQSAFGFQGQKCSAGSRAIVHKDVYDAVLEKVVEKTKALQIGLPEENYPIGPVIDENAYNKILEYIEIGKGEGRLVLGGGKAEGNGYYIQPTIIADVKEDARIMLEEIFGPVLAFYKADSFEKAIEVFNNTEYGLTGSLYSNDREHLEYARKHMHCGNLYFNRKCTGALVGVHPFGGFNMSGTDSKAGGRDYLLLFTQAKVVSERF; from the coding sequence ATGATCGAATTCCGCAACGAACCGTTCACCAATTTTGCCGATCCGGCAAACAAGCAGGCGATGCAGGCCGCACTGGCCAAGGTGAAGTCGGAGCTTGGCAAGGAGTATCCGCTGGTCATCGGCGGCGAGAAGATTTTTACGGAGAAAAAAGTGAAGTCGATCAACCCGGGCAATCTGGACGAAGTGGTCGGCATCCAGTCGCAAGCGGACAGGAATCTGGCGGAAAAGGCGATCCAGGTGGCGCTGGAAACGTTCAAGACCTGGCAATACGTCGATCCCGAGACGCGCGCCGGCTATCTGTTCAAGGCAGCGGCTGTGATGCGCCGCCGCAAGTTTGAGTTTGCCGCCTGGATGGTCTATGAAGTGGGCAAAAACTGGGCGGAAGCGGATGCCGACGTGGCCGAAGCGATCGACTTTATGGAGTTCTACGGGCGCGAGATGATCCGCTTGGGCGGTCCGCAACCGTTGGTGCCACTGCCGGGCGAAGACAATCGCTTGTACTACATCCCGCTTGGGGTCGGCATCATTATCCCGCCGTGGAACTTCCCGCTGGCGATCATGGTGGGGATGACCACCGCCGCGATCGTTGCCGGGAACACCGTGCTGCTGAAGCCGGCTTCCACGTCGCCGATCATCGCGGCCAAGTTTGTGGAACTGATGGAAGAGATCGGTCTGCCGCCGGGTGTCATCAATTTTGTTCCGGGTTCCGGATCGGAAATCGGCGATTTTCTCGTGGAGCATCCGAAAACCCGCTTCGTTTCGTTCACGGGATCGCGTGACGTGGGCTTGCGGATCAATGAACGGATCGCGAAAACGGCGGAAGGTCAAATCTGGATCAAGCGGCTGGTGGCGGAAATGGGCGGCAAGGATGCGGTCGTCGTCGACGCGTCGGCCGATATCGAAGAAGCGGCTGTCGGCATTGTGCAATCGGCGTTCGGTTTCCAAGGACAAAAATGTTCGGCCGGCTCCCGCGCGATCGTACATAAGGACGTGTACGACGCGGTGCTCGAGAAAGTAGTGGAAAAAACGAAAGCGCTGCAGATCGGTCTGCCGGAAGAAAACTATCCGATCGGTCCGGTGATCGACGAGAACGCCTACAACAAGATTCTCGAATACATCGAGATCGGCAAGGGCGAAGGTCGCCTGGTGCTCGGCGGCGGCAAGGCGGAAGGGAACGGCTATTACATCCAGCCGACGATCATTGCCGATGTGAAGGAAGACGCCCGCATCATGCTGGAAGAGATCTTCGGACCGGTGCTCGCGTTCTATAAAGCGGACAGCTTTGAAAAAGCGATCGAAGTGTTCAACAACACCGAGTACGGCTTGACCGGGTCGCTGTACAGCAATGACCGGGAGCATCTGGAATACGCGCGCAAACATATGCACTGCGGCAATCTCTACTTCAACCGCAAGTGCACCGGCGCGCTGGTCGGTGTGCACCCGTTCGGCGGATTCAACATGTCGGGCACCGACTCGAAAGCGGGCGGCCGCGACTACCTGCTGCTGTTCACGCAGGCGAAAGTCGTGTCCGAGCGGTTCTAA
- a CDS encoding sigma-54 interaction domain-containing protein, with translation MPLSRTECILQTLLDTVNEAITIVDEDGTVTHWNRAAEELYNIPAAAIVGRNIADFRWNSLMIAQILQEGRPIRQAYHEPRPGTHVLVNTSPVVADGRIIGAISSEQDVTKLVRLGNELFATTSQLRTLEEKMTQYAPTDDPFHPIKGNGPTISRTIRIARRVAPTDATVLISGESGVGKELFAHAIHRASRRSGKPFVAINCGAIPAALFESELFGYQSGAFTGADRKGKPGKMELADGGTLFLDEIGELPLDMQVKLLRALQERQFYRVGGTEPVQVDVRIIAATNRNLEERVAQGSFREDLYYRLNVVALEIPPLRERIEDIPELVQLFTKEIALQYGKPVPQYDPEVVVSLMHYPWPGNIRQLRNVIERLVILTEGSRIRREHLPSSIRAPRLDADIPPTAAPDFDQGETTEPESELQQIRSALRTTYGNKAAAAKLLGISRGTLYNKLRKYGLR, from the coding sequence ATGCCACTTTCCCGAACCGAGTGTATCCTGCAAACCTTGCTTGATACAGTCAACGAAGCGATCACCATCGTCGACGAGGACGGCACCGTCACCCATTGGAACCGGGCGGCGGAAGAATTGTACAACATCCCGGCAGCCGCCATCGTCGGCAGGAACATCGCCGATTTTCGCTGGAACTCGTTAATGATCGCCCAGATCCTGCAGGAAGGGCGGCCGATCCGGCAAGCCTACCATGAACCGCGCCCGGGGACGCACGTCCTGGTCAACACTTCGCCGGTTGTCGCAGACGGCCGGATCATCGGCGCCATCTCCTCCGAGCAGGATGTCACCAAACTCGTCCGGCTCGGCAACGAGTTGTTCGCGACGACTTCCCAATTGCGAACGCTCGAGGAAAAAATGACACAGTATGCACCGACCGACGATCCGTTTCATCCGATCAAAGGAAACGGTCCGACCATTTCTCGCACGATCCGGATCGCCCGCCGCGTCGCTCCGACCGATGCGACCGTCTTGATCTCCGGCGAATCGGGTGTCGGCAAGGAACTGTTCGCTCACGCCATCCACCGGGCCAGCCGCCGTTCCGGCAAACCGTTTGTCGCCATCAATTGCGGGGCCATTCCGGCTGCTCTGTTTGAAAGCGAGCTGTTCGGGTACCAGTCCGGCGCGTTCACCGGAGCGGACCGTAAAGGCAAGCCGGGAAAAATGGAACTCGCCGACGGCGGCACCCTGTTTCTCGACGAGATTGGCGAACTGCCGCTCGACATGCAGGTCAAATTGCTGCGCGCACTGCAGGAACGGCAATTTTACCGCGTCGGCGGCACCGAACCGGTGCAAGTCGATGTCCGCATCATTGCGGCCACCAACCGTAATCTGGAAGAGCGAGTCGCGCAAGGTTCCTTCCGAGAAGATCTGTACTACCGGTTGAATGTCGTCGCACTCGAGATCCCTCCCTTGCGGGAGCGCATCGAGGACATCCCAGAACTCGTGCAGTTGTTTACAAAGGAAATCGCCCTTCAATACGGAAAACCGGTTCCACAATACGATCCGGAAGTGGTCGTCAGCCTGATGCACTATCCGTGGCCGGGGAATATCCGGCAGCTTCGCAACGTGATCGAGCGGCTGGTGATTCTCACCGAAGGCAGCCGCATCCGGCGGGAGCATCTGCCGTCCTCGATCCGGGCACCGCGCCTCGACGCCGATATTCCCCCTACAGCCGCACCCGATTTTGACCAAGGGGAAACAACGGAACCCGAGTCGGAATTGCAACAGATTCGGAGCGCGTTGCGAACCACCTACGGCAATAAGGCAGCGGCGGCAAAATTGCTCGGCATCTCGCGCGGTACTCTGTACAACAAGCTGCGCAAGTACGGGCTGCGGTAA
- a CDS encoding ABC transporter ATP-binding protein produces MSLLKVEHLTLRFGGLTAVNDLSFEIPERTIISVIGPNGAGKTSLFNMITGFYKPTSGDIQFNGVRIVGKKPSQITKLGMARTFQNLRLFPNLSVLENVMSGMHSKTSQGVFGALFRTPAQKREEELIRSVAESCMEFVGIKQYAGRLAKNLPYGIQRHVEIARALATKPKLLLLDEPAAGLNHSEKLELVRLIQRIREEFDLTVVLIEHDMGLVNQVSERILVLNYGQKIAEGSPADVLNNPLVIEAYLGKEEDAV; encoded by the coding sequence ATGTCTCTGCTTAAAGTGGAGCATCTGACGTTACGGTTCGGCGGCCTGACGGCGGTCAACGACCTCAGCTTTGAAATTCCGGAGCGGACGATCATCAGCGTGATCGGACCAAACGGAGCCGGCAAAACCTCCCTGTTCAATATGATCACCGGTTTTTACAAGCCGACCAGCGGTGATATCCAATTCAACGGCGTCCGCATCGTCGGCAAAAAGCCGAGCCAGATCACCAAGCTGGGAATGGCCCGCACGTTTCAAAATTTGCGGCTGTTCCCCAACCTGTCGGTACTGGAAAACGTGATGAGCGGCATGCACAGCAAAACGTCGCAGGGAGTATTTGGCGCCCTGTTCCGGACACCGGCGCAAAAGCGGGAAGAAGAGCTGATCCGCTCGGTCGCCGAGTCCTGCATGGAGTTTGTCGGAATCAAGCAATATGCCGGGCGATTGGCAAAAAATCTGCCGTACGGCATCCAGCGGCATGTGGAAATCGCCAGGGCGCTGGCGACAAAACCGAAGCTTCTGTTGCTGGACGAGCCGGCTGCCGGATTGAACCACAGCGAGAAACTGGAGCTGGTCCGGCTGATTCAACGGATTCGGGAGGAGTTCGATCTGACAGTGGTGTTGATCGAACATGACATGGGACTGGTCAATCAGGTGTCGGAACGGATTCTGGTGTTGAATTACGGACAGAAGATTGCGGAAGGATCACCTGCCGATGTGTTGAACAATCCGCTGGTGATCGAAGCCTACCTCGGGAAGGAGGAGGATGCGGTGTGA
- a CDS encoding branched-chain amino acid ABC transporter permease — MDIFIQQLANAIVVGSFYSLIALGYSMVYGIIKLLNFAHGDLYMVGAFAGFTVLSLFTGETGVLGIAAAFLAAMLVTGLLGIGIERVAYRPLLSSSRLTILITAVGVSLVLENGVMLSYGPSFKVFPAQLPISGFQLAGATITYSQIGLILISVLLMVGLQWFVNGTLYGKAMRAIAIDQTATSLMGIPVHRIISLTFFIGSALAAAAGMMAGLYYGQINFLMGFIVGLKAFTAAVIGGIGSIPGAMLGGLVLGVLETFGTVYAGGEWKDVFAFAILILILTLKPTGLLGEKVTERM, encoded by the coding sequence ATGGATATTTTCATCCAGCAGTTGGCGAACGCCATTGTGGTCGGCTCGTTTTACAGTTTGATCGCCCTCGGGTATTCGATGGTGTATGGAATCATTAAACTTTTGAATTTTGCACACGGTGATCTGTACATGGTGGGTGCGTTCGCCGGCTTTACCGTGTTGTCGCTTTTTACGGGCGAAACGGGAGTGCTCGGCATCGCGGCGGCGTTTCTGGCGGCGATGCTGGTGACCGGGTTGCTCGGGATCGGGATTGAGCGGGTCGCTTACCGGCCGCTGCTGTCCTCGTCCCGGCTGACCATTTTGATTACGGCGGTCGGTGTATCGCTGGTCCTGGAAAATGGGGTGATGCTGTCCTACGGTCCGAGTTTCAAGGTGTTCCCGGCACAGCTTCCGATCTCCGGGTTCCAGTTGGCCGGAGCCACCATCACGTATTCTCAGATCGGGCTGATCCTGATTTCGGTCCTGTTGATGGTCGGCTTGCAGTGGTTTGTGAACGGCACATTGTACGGCAAGGCGATGCGCGCCATTGCGATCGACCAGACAGCCACTTCGCTGATGGGGATTCCGGTGCACCGGATCATTAGCCTGACGTTTTTTATCGGTTCGGCGTTGGCGGCCGCGGCTGGCATGATGGCGGGGCTTTATTACGGTCAGATCAACTTTTTGATGGGATTTATCGTCGGTTTGAAAGCATTTACAGCAGCGGTGATCGGCGGCATCGGCAGCATCCCGGGAGCGATGCTCGGCGGGCTGGTGCTGGGGGTGCTGGAGACGTTCGGCACGGTTTACGCCGGTGGCGAATGGAAAGATGTGTTTGCGTTTGCGATTTTGATTCTCATTCTGACTTTGAAGCCGACCGGGTTGCTCGGCGAAAAAGTGACGGAGAGGATGTAG
- a CDS encoding ABC transporter ATP-binding protein, whose protein sequence is MSVLLELSQVDAYYGKIQALKGIDLTVRQGEIVALLGSNGAGKSTTLKTISGLVRARSGSIRFMGQDISKLLPHQIVELGIVHVPEGRRIFGGMTVTENLELGSFTKRKDPKFIKRTMEQVFELFPRLKERHKQKAGTLSGGEQQMLAIGRALMSDPKLLMLDEPSMGLAPIVVQGIMKIIKQINEQGTTVLLVEQNAKAALKLAHTGYVIETGRITMQDRAEKLREDDRIVKAYLASV, encoded by the coding sequence GTGAGTGTATTGCTGGAACTCTCCCAGGTGGATGCCTATTACGGCAAGATCCAGGCACTCAAAGGCATCGACCTGACGGTGCGGCAGGGGGAGATCGTCGCGCTGCTCGGCAGCAACGGGGCGGGCAAAAGCACGACGCTGAAAACGATCTCCGGACTGGTTCGCGCCCGCAGTGGCAGCATCCGGTTTATGGGGCAAGATATCAGCAAGCTGTTGCCGCACCAGATTGTGGAGCTTGGGATCGTGCACGTGCCGGAGGGCCGCCGGATTTTTGGCGGGATGACCGTCACGGAAAATCTGGAGCTGGGCAGCTTTACAAAACGGAAAGACCCGAAGTTCATCAAACGGACGATGGAACAGGTGTTTGAGCTGTTTCCGCGGCTGAAAGAGCGGCACAAGCAGAAGGCGGGGACACTGTCCGGCGGCGAACAGCAGATGCTGGCGATCGGCCGGGCGCTGATGAGCGACCCGAAGCTGCTTATGCTGGATGAGCCGTCGATGGGACTGGCACCGATCGTCGTGCAGGGGATTATGAAAATTATTAAACAGATCAATGAACAGGGGACGACCGTTCTGCTGGTCGAGCAAAATGCGAAAGCGGCACTGAAACTGGCGCACACCGGCTATGTGATCGAAACCGGCCGCATCACGATGCAGGACCGCGCGGAAAAACTGCGGGAAGACGACCGGATCGTCAAAGCGTATCTGGCAAGTGTGTAA
- a CDS encoding DMT family transporter has product MPNRPFFPPYLALVIGILSISSSAIFVKLSASSPGLTAAYRLFFTVMLMIPFMVARRNAFRQSLTGLTGRDYLLCAVSGVMLSFHFIYWFMSFQYTSVASSVVLVSLQPLFTFAGSIWVFKEQLSRNAWLGGLLAIIGSVIIGWGDFTSGPNVLFGDFLALLSAFLVSVYWLIGQHVRARADSAAYTFLVYGISTVTLFAYVLIHDEQLLSPPPLDWLWFLCLAVFPTLLGHSIFNWVIRWIPASILSVGILGEAVGSSILAYFVFGETVSLQQVAGGILLLAGIVLCTTHHQPTPQPPALGTAEGHK; this is encoded by the coding sequence ATGCCAAACCGGCCTTTTTTTCCGCCTTATCTGGCGCTTGTCATCGGCATTTTATCGATTTCCTCGTCGGCCATCTTCGTTAAATTGTCCGCTTCGTCGCCCGGACTGACGGCCGCGTACCGGCTGTTTTTTACGGTGATGCTGATGATCCCGTTCATGGTGGCCAGGCGGAATGCGTTCCGGCAATCGCTCACCGGCCTGACGGGGCGAGACTACCTGCTTTGTGCGGTGTCCGGCGTGATGCTCTCGTTTCACTTCATCTACTGGTTCATGTCGTTCCAGTACACGTCTGTCGCCAGTTCGGTGGTGCTGGTGTCGCTGCAGCCGCTGTTTACGTTCGCCGGATCGATCTGGGTTTTTAAAGAACAGCTTTCGAGGAATGCCTGGCTGGGCGGGCTGTTGGCGATCATCGGCTCGGTCATTATCGGCTGGGGGGATTTCACGTCCGGGCCGAACGTCCTGTTCGGCGATTTCTTGGCGCTTCTTTCGGCGTTTCTGGTATCGGTGTACTGGCTGATCGGACAACATGTCCGGGCCCGGGCCGATTCCGCCGCCTACACGTTTCTGGTGTACGGGATCAGCACAGTCACATTATTCGCTTATGTGCTGATTCACGATGAACAGCTGCTCTCGCCGCCGCCGCTCGACTGGCTGTGGTTTTTGTGCCTGGCCGTGTTTCCGACGCTTCTGGGCCATTCGATCTTCAACTGGGTGATCCGCTGGATCCCCGCCTCGATTTTGTCCGTCGGGATTCTGGGGGAAGCGGTCGGTTCCTCTATCCTCGCCTATTTCGTGTTTGGCGAGACGGTGTCGCTGCAGCAGGTGGCAGGCGGCATCCTGCTGCTGGCCGGGATCGTGCTCTGCACTACGCACCATCAACCGACGCCTCAGCCGCCCGCGCTCGGGACTGCGGAAGGGCACAAGTAA
- a CDS encoding branched-chain amino acid ABC transporter substrate-binding protein gives MKVWRKIGIGLSAASLFALTACGAGGSSGSSGQGGASGSEILIGVQSPTTGSEAKMGKDINQAIQLAADEINAKGGINGKQIKLVFADDACDPQTATAAANKLVSQGVVAVVGGYCSGATLPASGVYHNAGIPMVVTAANSAKIPAQGYKEIFLINGTTLHQADKAADYMVNQLKAKRIAIVHDNSAFAKDLAESTKQAVQQKGGEVVAFEAVNPDEKDFTSLLTKLKAAKPDATYWTAYYAAGGLLIKQFKQLGVPGAIGVGDGANDKTLIDIAGKQAAEGTFVTTSPTPEFIPGAKSFIDSYKAKFKEEPGPYSALSYDGMRLLADAITRANSTDKAAIVKALQETKGFKTFGGDLSFKPDGTLEKSNFIVIQVKDGKFALPQ, from the coding sequence ATGAAGGTGTGGAGGAAAATTGGGATTGGACTGTCCGCCGCATCGCTTTTTGCATTGACGGCGTGCGGAGCGGGCGGTTCTTCCGGATCGTCCGGGCAGGGAGGCGCTTCCGGCAGCGAGATTTTGATCGGCGTGCAATCGCCGACTACCGGTTCGGAAGCGAAAATGGGCAAGGACATCAACCAGGCGATCCAACTGGCAGCCGATGAAATCAACGCGAAAGGCGGCATCAACGGCAAACAGATCAAATTGGTGTTTGCAGACGATGCATGCGACCCGCAAACGGCGACTGCAGCTGCCAACAAGCTCGTGTCGCAAGGCGTGGTGGCGGTTGTTGGCGGCTATTGTTCCGGGGCTACGCTGCCGGCGTCCGGCGTCTATCACAACGCGGGCATCCCGATGGTTGTAACCGCTGCCAACTCGGCAAAAATCCCGGCGCAAGGCTATAAGGAAATCTTTTTGATCAACGGAACGACGCTCCATCAGGCGGACAAAGCGGCCGACTACATGGTCAACCAGCTGAAGGCAAAACGGATCGCGATCGTCCATGACAACTCCGCTTTCGCCAAGGATCTGGCGGAAAGCACCAAGCAGGCCGTGCAGCAAAAAGGCGGGGAAGTGGTCGCGTTTGAAGCGGTCAATCCTGACGAGAAAGATTTCACCTCGCTGCTGACCAAACTCAAAGCGGCCAAACCGGACGCCACCTATTGGACCGCGTACTATGCGGCCGGCGGACTGTTGATCAAACAGTTCAAGCAGTTGGGCGTTCCGGGTGCGATCGGCGTGGGTGACGGAGCAAACGACAAGACGCTGATTGACATTGCCGGCAAACAGGCGGCGGAAGGAACGTTTGTCACGACCAGCCCGACGCCGGAATTCATCCCCGGTGCGAAATCGTTCATTGACTCGTACAAGGCGAAATTCAAGGAAGAACCGGGCCCTTACTCGGCTCTCTCCTATGACGGTATGCGCCTGCTGGCCGACGCGATTACCCGCGCCAACTCGACCGACAAAGCGGCGATCGTGAAAGCTCTGCAAGAGACGAAAGGCTTCAAAACGTTCGGCGGCGACCTGTCGTTCAAGCCGGATGGCACGTTGGAAAAATCGAACTTCATCGTGATTCAAGTGAAAGACGGTAAGTTTGCACTTCCGCAATAA
- a CDS encoding branched-chain amino acid ABC transporter permease has product MRNNKQQANRFALAGLAAIALLFPVFSNNYWMDVATMALFYIVLALGLNVVVGYAGLLDLGYSAFFAVGAYTTGILMTQYKLSFWVTFLLAGILAGLAGVIIGAPTLRLRSDYLAIVTLGFGEIIRISAKNLQITGSASGIFGIPRPQIGGYTLSTITDFYYAMLVLAIVTLFAVYRLGHSRIGRAWQYIREDEDAAEAMGIDRVRLKLLAYAIGAVFGGFAGSLFAVKMSAIAPESFNFMQSVMILLAIVLGGLGRLPGVVLGAVLVILLPEAMRNFSDWRFLLFGVALVLMMLFRPQGLWPVRKDILIEQPERGGSNVSA; this is encoded by the coding sequence ATGCGAAACAACAAGCAACAGGCCAATCGCTTTGCGCTTGCCGGATTGGCCGCGATCGCGCTGCTGTTTCCGGTTTTTAGCAACAACTACTGGATGGACGTCGCCACGATGGCTCTGTTTTACATCGTGCTGGCGCTTGGTTTGAATGTGGTGGTCGGTTACGCCGGATTGCTGGATCTCGGGTATTCCGCCTTTTTTGCGGTGGGTGCCTATACCACTGGAATTCTGATGACGCAGTACAAGCTATCGTTTTGGGTGACATTTTTGCTGGCGGGCATTCTGGCCGGTTTGGCGGGCGTCATCATCGGCGCGCCGACACTCCGGCTGCGCAGCGACTACCTGGCGATCGTCACCCTCGGGTTTGGCGAGATCATCCGCATTTCCGCCAAAAATCTACAGATCACCGGCTCCGCGTCCGGCATTTTCGGCATTCCGCGGCCGCAAATCGGCGGCTATACGCTATCGACGATCACCGATTTTTACTATGCGATGCTGGTGCTTGCCATCGTTACGCTGTTTGCAGTCTACCGGCTGGGGCACTCGCGGATCGGCCGGGCGTGGCAGTACATCCGGGAAGATGAAGATGCGGCGGAAGCGATGGGCATCGACCGCGTGCGGCTGAAACTGCTGGCGTATGCGATCGGGGCGGTGTTCGGCGGGTTTGCCGGATCGCTGTTCGCCGTCAAAATGTCGGCGATCGCACCGGAAAGTTTCAACTTCATGCAGTCGGTGATGATCCTGCTGGCGATCGTCCTCGGCGGACTTGGCCGTTTGCCCGGCGTTGTGCTGGGGGCGGTGCTGGTCATCCTGCTGCCGGAAGCGATGCGCAATTTTTCCGACTGGCGGTTCTTGTTGTTCGGGGTGGCGCTGGTCTTGATGATGCTGTTCCGCCCGCAAGGCTTGTGGCCTGTCCGCAAGGATATCCTGATCGAGCAACCGGAAAGGGGAGGATCCAATGTCTCTGCTTAA
- a CDS encoding proline dehydrogenase family protein, giving the protein MEQLMRNTLLFLSKNRTANRAAKKYGLRFGASRFVAGETIDSAIAVVRELNAQGIVATLDHLGEFVFSREEAIESADYCIRTLDAIHRAGVRSNLSLKLTQLGLDISKELCMDNMRRILDRAKQYDNFVRIDMEDYAHNEVTIEIFKELRREYGATVGLVIQAYLYKSEADLDDLDQFKPNLRLVKGAYKESPEVAFPNKEDVDRNFIKLIEKHLLYGNYAAIATHDEKVIEHVKRFVKQHNIPNSQFEFQMLYGIRVQLQQQLANEGYTMRVYVPYGNDWYGYFMRRLAERPANVAFVLKSMLKK; this is encoded by the coding sequence TTGGAGCAACTGATGCGCAATACGTTGCTGTTTTTGTCGAAGAACCGGACGGCCAACCGGGCGGCGAAAAAATACGGACTCCGCTTCGGCGCCAGCCGGTTTGTGGCGGGCGAGACGATCGACTCGGCAATCGCCGTCGTACGCGAACTGAATGCGCAAGGGATTGTCGCAACGCTCGACCATCTGGGTGAGTTTGTGTTCAGCCGCGAGGAGGCGATTGAGTCGGCCGATTACTGCATCCGTACGCTCGATGCGATTCACAGAGCGGGGGTGCGGTCCAACCTGTCCCTCAAGCTGACGCAACTGGGACTCGATATTTCGAAAGAACTGTGCATGGACAACATGCGGCGTATTCTCGACCGCGCGAAACAATATGATAATTTTGTGCGGATCGATATGGAAGATTACGCACACAACGAGGTCACGATCGAGATTTTTAAGGAGTTGCGGCGGGAGTATGGCGCAACGGTCGGCCTTGTGATTCAGGCGTACCTCTACAAAAGCGAGGCGGATCTCGACGATTTGGACCAGTTCAAGCCGAATCTCCGTCTGGTCAAAGGGGCGTACAAGGAATCGCCGGAGGTTGCGTTTCCCAACAAAGAGGATGTCGACCGCAACTTCATTAAACTGATCGAAAAACACCTGCTGTACGGCAATTATGCGGCGATCGCGACCCATGACGAAAAAGTCATCGAGCACGTGAAACGGTTTGTGAAACAACACAACATCCCGAACTCTCAGTTTGAATTCCAGATGCTATACGGGATTCGCGTGCAACTGCAGCAGCAGCTGGCGAACGAAGGCTACACGATGCGCGTGTATGTGCCTTACGGCAACGACTGGTACGGCTACTTCATGCGCCGTCTGGCGGAACGTCCCGCCAACGTGGCGTTTGTTTTGAAGTCGATGTTGAAAAAATAA
- a CDS encoding sigma-54 interaction domain-containing protein, producing MDSQSRKIKAFFDVLLDSVNDAVTGVDRDGTVLYWNNVAERLYGIPKEQIIGKPIGNFFQKGSLMLFQVMETGCPVYQVYHRPRPDKHVFINAVPIYDENGELLGAVAIEQDITHTVKLSEELYNRPDSPIDAPPGRQLVHRSRSMQQILQFLTHTSKQSFSILLTGEAGVGKQTLAALAHRTGNKSGPFIAINCDSIPSGLLDAELFGYQGGTFGGEDERPGKLELAAGGTVYLKNVHALPLPTQSKLSQALGEGHFFRTGGMNPIPLRCQIVASSVPEVEELVAKGVFLQELFYRFHTFAVPALAERKEDLPELCHLFLSKSAQTVGKPVPRLSSEVMAALTTYDWPGNLPQLRNVMEYLAIVADGREVTLEHLPPAIRLTTLSQLAEDALPLSALSEEMERAKIEDALRKTGGNKAGAARLLGISRGALYYKIKQYGL from the coding sequence ATGGATAGCCAATCTCGAAAGATCAAAGCATTCTTCGACGTTTTGCTCGATTCGGTCAACGATGCGGTGACCGGCGTGGACCGGGACGGAACGGTGCTCTACTGGAACAATGTGGCGGAACGGCTCTACGGCATCCCGAAAGAGCAGATTATCGGGAAGCCGATCGGGAACTTTTTTCAGAAAGGTTCGCTGATGCTGTTTCAGGTGATGGAGACCGGCTGTCCGGTCTACCAGGTGTACCATCGTCCGCGGCCCGACAAGCATGTGTTTATCAATGCCGTCCCGATCTACGATGAAAATGGGGAACTGTTGGGAGCGGTCGCGATCGAGCAGGACATCACGCACACGGTAAAATTAAGCGAGGAACTGTACAATCGGCCGGACAGCCCGATTGACGCACCCCCCGGCCGGCAGTTGGTGCATCGCAGCCGGTCGATGCAGCAAATTTTACAGTTTTTAACACACACTTCCAAACAGTCGTTCTCGATTCTGCTGACCGGCGAAGCGGGTGTCGGCAAGCAAACGCTGGCGGCTCTCGCTCACCGGACCGGCAACAAGTCCGGCCCGTTTATCGCCATCAACTGCGATTCCATTCCGAGCGGCCTGCTGGACGCCGAACTGTTTGGCTACCAAGGGGGAACGTTTGGCGGCGAAGACGAACGGCCGGGAAAATTGGAACTGGCGGCCGGCGGAACCGTGTATCTGAAAAATGTGCATGCCCTGCCGCTGCCGACCCAATCCAAGCTGTCGCAAGCGCTTGGCGAAGGCCACTTTTTCCGGACCGGCGGGATGAATCCGATTCCTTTGCGCTGCCAAATCGTCGCCTCTTCCGTGCCGGAAGTTGAAGAACTGGTGGCGAAGGGCGTTTTTTTGCAAGAACTGTTTTACCGGTTTCATACGTTTGCGGTTCCCGCGCTGGCGGAGCGAAAAGAGGATTTGCCGGAGCTTTGCCATCTGTTTCTCAGCAAATCGGCACAAACCGTCGGAAAACCGGTCCCCCGCCTGAGTTCGGAAGTGATGGCGGCATTGACCACTTACGATTGGCCGGGAAATCTGCCGCAGCTCCGGAATGTGATGGAGTATCTGGCAATCGTGGCGGACGGTAGGGAAGTGACGCTGGAGCACCTGCCGCCGGCGATCCGGCTGACCACTTTGTCCCAGTTGGCGGAAGACGCGTTGCCGCTGTCCGCTCTCTCGGAGGAGATGGAACGGGCCAAAATCGAGGACGCACTCAGGAAAACGGGCGGCAACAAAGCGGGAGCGGCCCGGCTGTTGGGCATCTCGCGCGGCGCTTTGTACTACAAGATCAAACAATACGGATTATAG